Proteins encoded in a region of the Anopheles aquasalis chromosome 2, idAnoAquaMG_Q_19, whole genome shotgun sequence genome:
- the LOC126570947 gene encoding zinc finger HIT domain-containing protein 2, which translates to MEGTAENCKICADKTAKYNCPRCNILYCSVACYRSPNHLECSEGFYRENIVEELALRKSEDDAAQSARSMMEILQRIEQQADDDDDDDEEDMDHGEEDGNLDSDDDEQEADLTARLNGIDLNDTEKVWEHLTNAEKEEFQRMLENGEIMSMVPEVEMWWTKPYKIDLIQPLDSRSLQEQHLLSSCPPVWGKIADFKQICKSEPSAAVRFNIANVLAGYCFVFSYFFGDLHDNALEVVDCLLGVCLNLKTSANFDSEVMAVESVVNECRQERLPIERMTTASLKSYVHTLFLGPSECGTNFKKHFILAALSDVRSLLSEARKEHKQYLASAKDAKENVTDLRHATSQNLHSCQKKVEFYLAYAKSDYCV; encoded by the exons ATGGAAGGAACCGcggaaaattgtaaaat TTGTGCAGACAAAACGGCCAAGTACAACTGCCCACGATGCAACATCCTGTACTGTTCCGTGGCCTGCTACAGGTCGCCAAACCACCTTGAATGTTCGGAAGGATTTTATCGAGAAAACATCGTAGAAGAGTTGGCTCTGCGGAAGTCCGAGGACGATGCGGCCCAATCTGCACGCAGCATGATGGAAATTTTACAGCGGATAGAGCAGcaggcggatgatgatgatgatgatgacgaggaggacaTGGACCACGGAGAGGAGGATGGGAATCTAGATTCGGATGACGATGAACAGGAAGCGGATCTTACGGCACGGTTGAACGGTATCGATCTCAATGATACCGAGAAAGTATGGGAACACCTGACCAACGCTGAAAAGGAGGAATTTCAGAGAATGCTGGAGAATGGAGAAATTATGAGCATGGTACCGGAGGTAGAAATGTGGTGGACAAAGCCCTATAAAATAGACCTGATTCAGCCACTCGATTCCCGGTCcctgcaggagcagcatctgCTTTCCTCCTGTCCGCCGGTGTGGGGAAAAATCGCAGATTTCAAACAAATATGCAAGAGCGAACCTTCCGCAGCCGTTCGCTTCAACATCGCCAACGTGCTGGCGGGGTATTGTTTCGTGTTCAGTTACTTCTTCGGCGATCTGCACGACAATGCACTGGAGGTAGTGGATTGCTTGCTAGGCGTatgtttgaatttgaaaaccaGCGCCAATTTCGATTCGGAAGTGATGGCTGTAGAATCCGTCGTGAACGAGTGTCGCCAAGAGCGATTGCCCATCGAGCGAATGACGACCGCTTCGCTCAAATCATACGTTCACACACTGTTCCTAGGGCCCAGCGAGTGCGGCACAAATTTCAAGAAACACTTCATCTTAGCAGCATTGTCCGATGTTCGTAGTCTCCTGAGTGAGGCTagaaaggaacacaaacaaTACCTGGCGTCTGCGAAGGACGCGAAAGAAAATGTCACCGATCTACGGCACGCCACCTCACAGAACCTGCACAGTTGCCAGAAGAAGGTAGAATTCTATCTCGCGTACGCCAAATCGGATTATTGTGTGTGA
- the LOC126570945 gene encoding uncharacterized protein LOC126570945, whose amino-acid sequence MDEAAARDRRSQEIEKEYLSSLADLNVNSKPLINMLTILAEENVEYAPVIVKSVENHLAQVGPEVKLPILYLVDSIVKNVGKQYQSLFSQVIVNMFCGVFETVNERVREKMFGLRQTWNDVFPQSKLYALDIKINSIDPGWPITAQLKPKGPPAIHINPNFLKGVPEQTAAIHAELEKKRQELLELQTRKLELELLATKKRIEEQEKQLSLQADSVAKGLPSTVRKTLENPSLVHASAAINVAAPPVAAGGVTSKSRIAPVSQSMISMMNSRDPRLLKHQATVGSNSSQSQSAIAHRPSGGGAAAMALPPHGIVPAGGGANVLGETSATESIMASKAGGAAAKERLGGRGKRIVEGTNSAGISKQEYGSDNGTAGGARLKKMSSPGSSSSSSHKSRHDHHEGGKTRKDRISKEQISSARSNGSKGSSGSSPTKSSTTARTVTGGEKRKQHGTASDTSPQGRKSPHGGSPGKKKLSDTKISPSSSDGGRSSKHESKTLPTIGKIRKMGANRSDNAATPLAIDIPSGSAAAVAQDVDLRYMMPEKRIKIDGITVANHHPTSDVTSGAGATAVTQQQDVDERALLVSKMGPKASSFDVQSTSSSAQAEEDALSALISKDIDLRRLPLQLIPNTPVVEHGGDKQHDSSRTTPSAIAAARAEIQPNDSSNRRSSTDAQELDEYAGGKKRSSTAKTEEPIAKKSKAEIIDALFGNEDVDLRQLPPVLVRQDGTNSPPPGRVADVDLTRPEKTSRPSRFTDAVKNHDKDKLGRPLLYNKLPDDPIERRRSISSLTTLPGDVDMRQSLHHIPPPRLDQSALDQDEDSSMDSMNANIKTIVAQAQEQMEKGEINLEQYNILMKQVIQLNETQKIRQAQRIEQRQELPPIIRIDDNGSLSGEDDVIITSATPGMQIPAGPPGGGMSRPPLGEVGVNNFRGKIHPLDGGKMVAGPPMGTKPPFESPFVGNTQTSVPPPDHRVSRDPRRMRESKWNRVEPPNATPAWANRVGPAGPTGATTGLVRGAINVPSPWEQAPFPMPPIVTEQPANRFAPVNGLAVLGAGLPGALLNGGPPPPIATVTKLNDSVRTINIDSIQREIRFYEETAVVFMNWDEPKEIGFQKGARMVVVDDRETFELGFNEPYKSVSIEKHVYQMRLGAPTRELYIDDSWYECYFGDPPTTITLDGKPRVFKISGPPPQVKIGESRNDLVAGKINMIIDAELIVPVFLDCKPQLFEINGHQHRLQFADFLLTVLIDEQPFPVEYGGLPKVFRLRERNYYIRFTALPKLVVPGRVYIRDMVRTPLYRDLRTPPKDASLLPTLPPIGGPPLGIGPAPGVAGAGGGAPVPHLPPGGGPAAVPGFGAQVRADTQNASSTGLDYLTNLMPTMAMQTQGAGMGKHPAYRIESDEKLSNSHDGAGAASIHTAASGGGLSLGNINVGELYKKIVAAGIITNLGGQGASPASNSPSSSNTTATSEAPAAPTNNKGSRGDRADNRNARMAPIDPVRLDQPDMLRKRQSAIVYQLFSGMQCSSCGVRFPPEQTMKYSQHLDWHFRQNRRDRDSARKAHSRKWYYDVSDWIQYEEIEDLEEREKNWFETQQGAGDHQGDSRLKAGGMGSGGGGSNGGIGVMGGDDGEDGGSAANNDTPQPSCPAGTDEDDRQCHMCHDVFEQFYNEETEDWHLKCAIRIDGYTYHPLCYEDYKASLTMSESTLGNTLLDGTAEQSLEEGQKVGDGMDTGESTGEQEAGTEDQGAEPGDGRKTRAKTRKRKSKEGDDGADEDGDGNDDDDDDDDVIVLPTVEPVVEEILDDEAELQASEKKNASNEGDSGEAGDSEAPKSSTSRPTSPQAARQPEFQERQIDEDLFIQEPNIEVTDLDDIEDLPAGESTRTVGQKSNGGPGDGTGVGDNSVEGCFQVKIKEEPKDEDEADEEDALFEDVGTIESSVIDIACGGDHQSPNPTTTTIPMEEDVGEDSVAAEIIPSSPGDASNQMCATATATPAQMASKASIDGNVELQDAPQASVVVPNKIKINITTSKSTAAATQLQQQQQQQQNLAASEGDEANGETNGGTGADSEFAAVGHASSSRGPSPIVRGNYRGSRELGEDGMFEELSNDGGSGWEEIEEKDDRVEQQQQQQPNKEQANEVSATSNSGVAFEETTDVAYELKTGLQGIELNRQPRVTSGYEASGLCSIM is encoded by the exons ATGGACGAGGCGGCGGCACGTGACAGACGGTCGCAGGAGATCGAAAAGGAGTATCTCTCTAGTCTGGCGGATCTGAATGTGAACAGCAAGCCGCTGATCAACATGCTGACCATTCTGGCCGAGGAGAACGTTGAGTACGCCCCGGTCATCGTGaaatcggtggaaaaccaCCTCGCTCAG GTTGGGCCAGAAGTTAAACTACCAATACTTTACCTCGTTGATTCCATCGTTAAAAACGTGGGCAAACAGTACCAATCGCTGTTTAGTCAAGTCATAGTAAACATGTTTTGCGGCGTGTTTGAGACG GTTAACGAACGGGTTCGGGAGAAAATGTTCGGCTTGCGGCAAACGTGGAACGACGTGTTTCCTCAGTCGAAGCTGTATGCGTTGGACATCAAAATCAACTCCATCGATCCGGGATGGCCAATCACGGCGCAACTGAAACCAAAAGGGCCTCCTGCGATCCACATCAATCCAAACTTTCTAAAA GGTGTACCTGAACAAACGGCAGCAATTCATGCAGAGCTGGAGAAGAAACGTCAGGAATTGTTAGAGCTGCAGACACGTAAGCTGGAACTCGAGCTGCTTGCAACGAAGAAGCGCATCGAAGAACAGGAGAAACAGTTGAGCCTGCAGGCGGACAGTGTCGCAAAAGGG CTCCCGTCGACAGTCAGAAAAACGTTGGAGAATCCGTCATTGGTGCATGCGTCCGCAGCAATAAATGTCGCTGCTCCACCTGTGGCGGCCGGTGGTGTTACATCGAAATCGCGCATCGCACCTGTGTCGCAAAGTATGATCAGTATGATGAATTCCCGCGATCCCCGACTTTTGAAACATCAAGCGACGGTTGGTAGCAACTCTTCGCAATCGCAATCTGCCATCGCTCATCGaccatctggtggtggtgccgcagCTATGGCACTGCCTCCGCATGGAATCGTTCCGGCAGGCGGTGGCGCTAACGTGTTAGGCGAGACATCGGCAACAGAGAGCATCATGGCAAGCAAAGCAGGTGGGGCTGCTGCAAAGGAACGCCTGGGAGGGCGAGGTAAACGAATAGTAGAGGGTACAAATAGTGCTGGCATTTCCAAGCAAGAGTACGGCTCAGACAATGGGACAGCTGGAGGCGCACGATTGAAGAAAATGTCTTCGCCCGGTAGCAGTAGTTCTTCATCACATAAATCAAGGCACGATCATCACGAAGGTGGTAAAACCCGGAAGGATCGCATTAGCAAGGAGCAAATCAGTTCTGCACGATCCAATGGGAGCAAAGGAAGCTCGGGAAGCTCGCCGACCAAGTCTAGTACCACGGCACGCACCGTTACCGGGGGTGAAAAACGCAAACAGCACGGTACGGCAAGCGATACATCGCCGCAAGGACGGAAGTCGCCACACGGCGGATCACCGGGAAAGAAGAAACTTTCCGATACTAAAATCTCCCCGTCATCCAGCGATGGAGGACGATCGTCCAAGCACGAAAgtaaaacacttcctaccatcgGAAAGATCCGGAAGATGGGCGCCAATCGAAGCGATAACGCAGCAACACCGCTGGCAATAGATATCCCGAGCGGCagtgcggctgctgttgcacaAGATGTGGATTTACGTTACATGATGCCGGAGAAACGGATAAAGATCGATGGAATAACCGTAGCTAATCATCACCCGACGTCGGATGTGACGTCAGGAGCAGGAGCTACTGCTGTTACCCAGCAGCAAGATGTGGACGAAAGAGCGTTGCTGGTGTCGAAAATGGGGCCAAAGGCATCCTCGTTCGATGTACAAA GTACTTCAAGTAGCGCTCAGGCAGAGGAAGATGCACTCTCGGCTCTGATTAGTAAAGATATCGATTTGAGAAGGCTTCCCCTTCAGCTGATACCGAATACCCCGGTGGTTGAGCATGGAGGAGACAAGCAACATGATAGCAGCCGGACGACGCCATCCGCAATAGCTGCTGCGCGGGCCGAGATACAGCCGAACGATTCTTCGAACCGACGCAGCTCGACAGACGCCCAAGAGTTGGACGAGTATGCCGGTGGCAAGAAGCGTAGCAGCACCGCAAAGACTGAAGAACCGATCGCCAAAAAGAGCAAAGCAGAAATTATCGACGC TCTATTCGGCAATGAGGATGTAGATTTGCGCCAGCTCCCGCCAGTGTTGGTGAGACAAGATGGAACAAATAGCCCTCCTCCGGGTCGAGTCGCCGATGTTGATTTAACCAGGCCGGAAAAAACCAGCAGACCGTCTCGTTTCACGGATGCGGTGAAGAACCACGATAAGGACAAACTTGGTCGTCCATTGCTTTATAATAAGCTACCGG ATGATCCCATCGAGAGACGTCGGTCGATCAGCTCACTAACCACCTTGCCGGGCGATGTGGATATGCGGCAGTCATTGCATCACATCCCTCCACCCCGACTAGACCAGAGTGCTCTCGATCAGGATGAGGACAGTTCTATGGATAGCATGAATGCTAACATTAAGACGATCGTTGCACAGGCGCAGGAGCAgatggaaaagggggaaatcaATCTGGAGCAGTACAATATCCTGATGAAGCAGGTCATTCAGCTGAATGAAACGCAAAAGATACGCCAGGCACAGCGCATCGAGCAACGCCAGGAACTGCCGCCAATCATTCGCATCGATGATAATGGGTCGTTGAGTGGGGAAGATGATGTCATCATCACTTCGGCCACTCCCGGTATGCAGATCCCTGCCGGTCCTCCGGGTGGTGGTATGAGTAGGCCACCGCTCGGAGAGGTCGGGGTGAACAATTTCCGCGGCAAAATACATCCGTTAGATGGGGGCAAAATGGTGGCCGGGCCGCCGATGGGCACCAAACCACCGTTCGAGTCTCCGTTTGTTGGTAACACTCAAACATCCGTTCCTCCTCCAGATCATCGTGTTTCACGCG ATCCTCGGCGAATGCGTGAATCAAAATGGAATCGCGTAGAACCACCGAACGCGACACCGGCCTGGGCGAACCGTGTCGGACCTGCAGGGCCGACCGGTGCTACCACCGGACTAGTCCGAGGGGCAATTAATGTGCCCAGCCCATGGGAGCAGGCTCCCTTCCCGATGCCACCCATTGTTACCGAGCAACCGGCGAACCGATTCGCGCCCGTCAACGGGTTGGCAGTGCTGGGAGCGGGACTACCAGGAGCGCTGTTGAACGGTGGCCCACCGCCTCCGATAGCAACGGTAACCAAACTGAACGATAGCGTGCGAACGATCAACATCGACAGTATCCAGCGTGAGATACGGTTCTACGAGGAGACGGCCGTGGTGTTCATGAACTGGGACGAACCGAAGGAGATAGGCTTCCAAAAGGGTgcccgaatggtggtggtggacgatcGCGAAACGTTCGAGCTCGGTTTCAACGAACCGTACAAATCGGTCAGCATCGAGAAGCACGTCTACCAAATGCGCCTCGGTGCTCCGACACGCGAACTGTACATCGATGATTCGTGGTACGAGTGCTACTTCGGTGATCCGCCAACGACCATCACGCTGGACGGCAAACCGCGTGTGTTCAAGATCTCCGGGCCGCCACCGCAAGTGAAGATCGGCGAGAGCCGGAACGATCTGGTGGCGGGCAAGATCAATATGATCATCGATGCCGAGCTGATCGTGCCCGTGTTTCTGGACTGTAAGCCACAGTTGTTCGAAATAAATGGTCACCAGCATCGGCTGCAGTTTGCCGACTTTCTGCTAACGGTGCTGATCGACGAACAACCCTTTCCGGTCGAGTATGGTGGATTACCGAAGGTATTTCGATTGCGCGAGCGCAACTACTACATTCGCTTCACGGCCCTTCCGAAGCTGGTGGTACCGGGCCGCGTCTACATACGGGATATGGTGCGTACGCCCCTGTATCGCGATCTGAGAACTCCACCGAAGGATGCTAGTCTTCTGCCAACACTTCCGCCGATTGGTGGACCACCGCTCGGTATCGGACCTGCTCCTGGTGTTgctggggctggtggtggtgccccgGTACCTCACTTACCACCGGGAGGAGGACCTGCTGCCGTTCCAGGTTTTGGTGCGCAAGTACGGGCCGACACCCAGAACGCCTCCTCAACCGGGCTTGACTATCTCACGAATTTGATGCCGACAATGGCAATGCAGACACAGGGTGCAGGGATGGGAAAACATCCTGCCTATCGGATTGAATCAGACGAAAAGCTATCGAACTCCCACGATGGTGCAGGAGCAGCTAGTATTCATACTGCCGCTAGTGGTGGCGGTCTCTCTTTGGGTAACATCAATGTGGGCGAACTGTACAAGAAGATAGTGGCCGCTGGCATCATCACGAATCTTGGTGGGCAAGGTgcatcaccagccagcaattcgccgtcgtcgtcgaacacGACTGCTACATCTgaagctccagcagctccaaccAACAATAAGGGAAGTAGAGGAGACAGGGCAGACAACCGGAATGCCAGAATGGCGCCCATCGATCCTGTGCGCCTTGATCAACCCGATATGCTTCGCAAACGCCAATCCGCTATCGTGTACCAGCTGTTCTCGGGCATGCAGTGCAGTAGCTGTGGTGTGAGGTTCCCGCCCGAGCAGACGATGAAGTACAGCCAGCATCTGGATTGGCACTTCCGGCAGAAccgacgcgatcgcgattcggCCCGAAAGGCTCACTCGCGCAAGTGGTACTACGACGTGTCGGACTGGATCCAGTATGAGGAAATCGAGGATCTGGAGGAGCGCGAGAAGAACTGGTTCGAAACGCAACAGGGTGCCGGTGATCACCAGGGTGACTCGAGACTGAAAGCTGGCGGCATGGgaagcggtggcggtggcagcaacggTGGTATCGGAGTTAtgggtggtgacgatggtgaggaTGGTGGGTCGGCAGCTAATAACGATACGCCGCAACCGAGCTGCCCGGCCGGGACGGATGAGGACGATCGGCAGTGCCACATGTGCCATGATGTGTTCGAGCAGTTTTACAACGAGGAGACGGAGGATTGGCATCTTAAGTGTGCGATCCGCATTGACGGTTACACCTACCATCCGCTGTGCTACGAAGATTACAAGGCATCACTAACGATGAGCGAATCGACGCTCGGTAACACGCTTCTTGATGGAACGGCTGAGCAATCACTCGAAGAGGGCCAAAAAGTAGGGGATGGCATGGATACGGGCGAGTCGACTGGTGAGCAAGAGGCAGGGACAGAAGATCAAGGTGCCGAACCAGGCGACGGTCGTAAGACCCGTgccaaaacaagaaaaaggaagtCAAAAG aaggggatgatggtgcggatgaggatggcgatggcaatgatgacgacgacgacgacgacgatgtgatAGTGTTACCAACGGTAGAACCCGTGGTGGAAGAAATTCTCGATGACGAGGCCGAGTTACAGGCttcggagaagaagaacgcgTCCAACGAAGGTGACAGCGGTGAAGCGGGTGATAGTGAAGCGCCAAAGTCGTCCACATCTAGACCCACTTCACCGCAAGCAGCGCGTCAGCCCGAGTTTCAGGAGCGCCAAATCGATGAGGATCTGTTCATCCAGGAGCCGAACATTGAGGTAACAGATTTGGATGATATCGAGGATCTTCCGGCTGGGGAGTCGACTAGAACGGTCGGACAGAAGTCGAATGGTGGACCAGGCGATGGAACAGGCGTTGGTGACAACAGCGTAGAAGGTTGTTTTCAAGTCAAAATCAAAGAAGAACCGAAAGATGAAGACGAAGCAGACGAGGAAGATGCACTGTTCGAGGATGTCGGTACGATCGAGTCGAGCGTGATCGATATCGCCTGCGGTGGTGATCATCAATCACCAAACCCCACCACAACGACAATCCCTATGGAGGAAG ATGTAGGCGAGGATAGTGTTGCTGCCGAGATcataccatcatcaccaggaGATGCATCGAATCAAATGTGCGCTACCGCGACCGCCACGCCGGCTCAAATGGCTTCAAAAGCGTCGATCGATGGTAACGTGGAGCTGCAGGATGCACCGCAGGCATCCGTGGTCGTGCCAAACAAGATCAAAATCAACATCACTACGTCTAAGTCAACTGCCGCGGCCACtcaattgcagcagcagcaacaacagcagcagaatctCGCCGCAAGCGAAGGTGACGAGGCGAATGGTGAAACCAATGGTGGTACGGGTGCGGATTCAGAATTTGCTGCTGTAGGACACGCTTCATCGTCACGCGGTCCTAGTCCTATCGTCAGAGGCAACTACCGTGGTAGTCGTGAGCTTGGGGAAGATGGCATGTTTGAAGAGCTGAGCAacgacggtggcagtggttgGGAGGAGATAGAGGAAAAGGACGATCGcgtagaacaacaacaacaacaacagcccaATAAAGAGCAGGCGAATGAAGTGTCCGCCACGAGCAACTCGGGCGTGGCGTTCGAAGAAACGACTGACGTTGCGTATGAGCTGAAGACGGGACTGCAGGGAATCGAACTGAATCGACAGCCACGTGTCACCAGTGGCTACGAAGCATCTGGTCTCTGTTCGATCATGTAA